The Williamsia sp. DF01-3 genome has a window encoding:
- a CDS encoding VWA domain-containing protein: MKPLRRKPKQLDDEPELLKPAAGGRGGFTLIPNRGPSGKPMQLPGSSAPGETNDEGELSASGGAMVIDEAGRRRARQIARRLALAQPMRQRRARRASAGTLTTMRWRGGTDELDLDATLEAIAGNPLPTDDDILVRERVRNRRSIVLVVDISGSTKGEQVRTASATVGAMIGELARDDVAVVAFWSDAALLVRLGERVGPETVLDQLLTLPTQGLTNVAFALEVAVRELAGVPPADARVLLLSDCVHNAGPDPRGVAARLPRLDVLLDTSGEHDLDLGRDLAIVGRGRCRVIRDHHDVAPALTSIFG; encoded by the coding sequence ATGAAGCCGTTGCGACGCAAGCCGAAGCAGCTCGACGACGAACCAGAACTGCTCAAGCCTGCGGCCGGTGGTCGTGGCGGATTCACGCTGATCCCCAACCGAGGTCCCTCGGGGAAGCCGATGCAATTGCCGGGGTCGTCGGCACCGGGAGAAACGAACGACGAAGGTGAGCTCTCGGCATCGGGCGGGGCCATGGTCATCGATGAGGCCGGTCGCCGGCGCGCGAGGCAGATCGCGCGCAGACTCGCACTCGCGCAACCGATGCGGCAGCGTCGTGCGCGGCGGGCCAGCGCAGGCACCCTCACGACCATGCGGTGGCGCGGTGGGACCGACGAACTCGATCTCGACGCAACCCTGGAAGCGATTGCCGGTAACCCGTTGCCGACCGACGACGACATTCTCGTCCGAGAGCGGGTCCGCAACCGACGGTCCATCGTCCTTGTCGTCGACATCTCCGGCTCGACCAAGGGCGAGCAAGTGCGGACCGCATCAGCCACCGTCGGCGCAATGATTGGTGAACTGGCTCGCGATGACGTTGCAGTGGTGGCCTTTTGGTCAGATGCCGCGCTTCTGGTTCGGCTGGGGGAACGAGTGGGTCCCGAGACCGTGCTCGACCAACTGCTGACCCTGCCGACGCAAGGACTGACCAACGTCGCGTTCGCACTCGAGGTCGCGGTGCGCGAACTGGCCGGCGTTCCACCCGCCGATGCGAGGGTGCTGCTGCTCAGTGATTGCGTACACAACGCCGGACCGGATCCCCGCGGTGTCGCAGCACGGTTGCCGCGACTCGATGTATTGCTGGACACCTCAGGTGAGCACGACCTGGACCTCGGCCGGGATCTTGCAATCGTCGGCCGCGGCCGCTGCCGAGTGATCCGCGACCACCACGACGTGGCGCCCGCGCTGACCTCGATCTTCGGGTGA
- a CDS encoding MarR family transcriptional regulator, which yields MTERREQQGLSAVELGAYLALIETSSLVRHAVEQQLQEAGNLSYVQFQLLASLGDAPTGSRRMTELADGVVYSRSGLTYQVGLLERAGLVTRSPSEEDERGITVTVTEAGRRVLAAVFPGHIGIVRQLLFDALDQDDIDDLARVLTKVRDHMRTIPPRSAKPRRASKRRGSEARTTRGLFATRIRRVKRSDCEDFLGGRMRVNLDVLAAHRS from the coding sequence GTGACCGAACGCAGAGAACAACAAGGTCTGAGCGCCGTCGAACTCGGCGCGTACCTCGCGCTGATCGAGACAAGCAGCCTGGTGCGGCATGCGGTTGAGCAGCAGTTGCAGGAGGCGGGCAACCTCAGCTACGTGCAGTTTCAGCTGCTCGCATCGCTTGGCGACGCACCTACGGGCAGTCGCCGGATGACGGAACTGGCCGACGGCGTGGTCTACAGCAGGAGCGGACTCACCTATCAAGTGGGTCTTCTCGAACGCGCGGGGCTGGTGACCCGCAGCCCTTCTGAGGAAGATGAACGCGGAATCACCGTCACCGTGACCGAGGCCGGCCGTCGAGTACTCGCGGCCGTGTTCCCAGGGCACATCGGGATCGTCCGGCAACTACTCTTCGACGCTCTTGATCAGGACGACATCGACGACCTCGCCCGCGTACTCACCAAAGTCCGTGACCACATGCGAACCATTCCCCCTCGCTCGGCCAAACCCCGCCGGGCGAGCAAGCGTCGGGGGAGTGAAGCGCGAACTACGAGGGGTCTCTTCGCAACCCGGATTCGCCGGGTAAAACGCTCTGATTGCGAGGACTTTCTCGGGGGCAGGATGAGGGTAAACCTGGATGTGCTTGCAGCTCACCGTTCGTAG
- a CDS encoding DUF3995 domain-containing protein, which translates to MRTHTSTAQTAVASVAFGIAAAAGLLHAVASLCWAVGGRWQLESVGEWAVELARESPVKIGLALGLIALVKAVAAVVPMVNERRKSRFYRLIRWCGWSGGVVLVVWGGVSSLSACAVLAGLVSPSNGYNRTTMIGHAFIWDPLFVVWGAALLAGLWLTRPARLLVRRGP; encoded by the coding sequence ATGCGAACACACACGTCGACGGCACAGACCGCCGTCGCCTCGGTAGCCTTCGGCATCGCTGCGGCAGCCGGTCTACTGCACGCGGTGGCGAGTTTGTGCTGGGCCGTCGGCGGCCGTTGGCAACTCGAGTCAGTGGGAGAGTGGGCCGTCGAGCTCGCGCGCGAGAGCCCGGTCAAAATCGGTCTGGCCCTGGGTCTCATCGCGCTGGTAAAAGCGGTCGCAGCTGTCGTGCCGATGGTCAACGAGCGACGAAAGAGCCGGTTCTATCGATTGATTCGATGGTGTGGGTGGTCAGGCGGTGTCGTTTTGGTCGTGTGGGGTGGGGTCTCGTCGTTGTCGGCGTGCGCGGTGCTCGCCGGCCTCGTCTCGCCCAGCAATGGTTACAACCGGACCACCATGATCGGGCACGCCTTCATATGGGATCCGCTGTTTGTGGTGTGGGGTGCCGCGCTACTGGCGGGTCTGTGGCTCACCAGGCCCGCACGTCTCTTGGTGCGCCGAGGCCCCTGA